A stretch of the Filimonas lacunae genome encodes the following:
- a CDS encoding DUF4199 domain-containing protein — protein sequence MQPDILTQPDVVKQPVLIQKEGIKFGIITGLLAIIILYGTWAAGIDIFVQFLFVGTWVPYIFAILLFAGFALRKRLGGYITFQEGLKFAFISYVISGLLIALATYVLYNFVDKDLTEKSFQKGLDKVRHFMEQYKASEEDIDKAMENAEKSKTETGLKTVFLGYGLGLIWAFAESAVIAVIIKKENKQPF from the coding sequence ATGCAACCTGATATTCTTACGCAGCCTGACGTGGTGAAACAACCCGTCCTCATTCAGAAAGAGGGAATCAAATTTGGCATTATCACCGGCCTTTTAGCTATCATTATCTTATACGGTACCTGGGCAGCCGGCATAGACATCTTTGTGCAATTCTTATTTGTAGGTACCTGGGTGCCTTACATTTTTGCCATACTGTTGTTTGCGGGCTTTGCACTGCGTAAGAGACTGGGAGGTTATATTACCTTCCAGGAAGGTTTAAAGTTTGCATTTATCAGTTATGTGATATCCGGCCTGCTGATTGCCCTGGCCACTTATGTTTTATACAACTTTGTAGACAAAGACCTTACAGAGAAAAGCTTTCAGAAGGGACTGGACAAAGTTCGTCACTTTATGGAGCAGTATAAAGCCAGTGAAGAGGATATTGACAAAGCAATGGAAAACGCGGAAAAAAGCAAAACAGAAACAGGTTTGAAAACCGTATTCCTGGGATATGGCCTGGGGCTGATATGGGCTTTTGCCGAATCTGCTGTAATAGCTGTGATCATCAAAAAAGAAAACAAGCAACCTTTCTAA
- a CDS encoding MBL fold metallo-hydrolase produces MQLTISGYSTALFATWYFVEELGLLFDAGDGVSAALLQKSRKINHVFVSHADRDHLTGLVQLNQLNARPGYPVVYYPKNCASFPALDSFAQKFDPHVAGTVWQPLTVPAEIPIKDDIVVVPVINGHVPATPGTIKSLSYQVFQLKQKLKPEYIHLPGQEIKKLMETLGKETLTTEIRTPLVHYSGDTPVEDWDRWNNAAILIHEATFIDGDEPHKVNTHKHKHSTLNEVLEMVANIRVEKLVLGHFSSRYSAEHIDDAIRRLCRHYQVRIPVYRLLPGQTHFNILNGSPLNS; encoded by the coding sequence ATGCAACTGACTATTTCGGGCTATTCAACCGCCCTTTTTGCTACCTGGTATTTTGTGGAAGAACTGGGTTTATTGTTTGATGCCGGTGACGGCGTATCGGCTGCTTTACTGCAAAAAAGCCGGAAAATCAACCACGTATTTGTTTCTCATGCCGACAGGGACCATTTAACCGGCCTGGTACAGCTAAACCAGCTGAATGCACGGCCGGGATATCCGGTGGTATATTATCCCAAAAACTGCGCTTCTTTTCCGGCGCTGGATAGTTTTGCTCAAAAGTTTGATCCGCATGTTGCGGGAACAGTGTGGCAGCCACTAACTGTGCCGGCAGAGATACCTATTAAAGACGACATTGTGGTAGTACCGGTAATTAATGGCCATGTGCCTGCAACACCGGGTACTATTAAAAGCCTGAGTTACCAGGTGTTTCAATTGAAACAGAAACTAAAGCCGGAGTACATCCATTTACCCGGGCAGGAAATAAAAAAGCTGATGGAAACCCTGGGTAAAGAAACCCTGACCACAGAAATAAGAACGCCCCTGGTACATTACTCGGGCGACACACCTGTGGAAGACTGGGACCGCTGGAACAATGCTGCCATTCTGATACATGAAGCTACTTTTATTGACGGCGATGAGCCGCACAAGGTAAACACCCATAAGCATAAACACAGTACACTGAATGAGGTGCTGGAAATGGTAGCCAATATCCGGGTAGAAAAGCTGGTGCTGGGGCATTTTTCGTCGCGCTATTCCGCTGAACATATCGACGATGCCATCCGGCGTTTGTGCAGGCATTACCAGGTGCGCATTCCTGTTTACCGGCTATTGCCTGGTCAAACGCATTTCAATATTCTAAATGGTTCTCCGTTAAATAGTTAA
- a CDS encoding glycosyltransferase family 2 protein, translated as MDLSIIIPLFNEEESLPELSEWIARVINNNGWSFEIIMIDDGSTDTSWEVIEKLSAENSYVKGIRFQRNYGKAAALNEGFKASQGDVVITMDADLQDSPDEIPELRRMIIEDKYDLVSGWKKKRYDNTFTKNLPSKLFNAAARKSSGIQLNDFNCGLKAYRKKVIKCIEVYGEMHRYIPVLAKWAGFRKIGEKVVEHRPRKYGTTKFGWERFINGFLDLATITFISKFGKRPMHFFGLYGTLFFLIGLISCGYLCVAKLHYADNFSLTNRPAFYLAMTTMIMGLQLFLAGFIAELVSRNSSERNTYLIEKKIGV; from the coding sequence ATGGATTTATCGATTATCATACCACTGTTTAACGAGGAAGAATCCCTTCCCGAGCTTTCTGAATGGATTGCACGTGTTATCAACAACAATGGATGGAGCTTTGAAATTATAATGATAGACGATGGTAGCACCGATACCAGCTGGGAGGTGATTGAAAAACTGAGTGCCGAAAACAGTTACGTAAAAGGTATTCGCTTCCAGCGCAACTATGGCAAGGCGGCGGCCTTAAACGAAGGTTTTAAAGCATCGCAGGGCGACGTGGTAATTACCATGGATGCCGACTTACAGGATTCGCCTGACGAAATTCCTGAACTGCGTCGCATGATTATAGAAGATAAGTACGACCTGGTAAGCGGTTGGAAAAAGAAACGTTACGACAATACTTTTACCAAAAACCTGCCTTCCAAACTGTTTAATGCCGCAGCACGTAAGAGTTCGGGCATTCAACTGAACGATTTCAACTGTGGCTTGAAAGCTTACCGTAAAAAGGTAATTAAATGTATAGAGGTATATGGTGAAATGCACCGTTATATTCCTGTGCTGGCCAAATGGGCTGGTTTCCGGAAGATTGGGGAAAAAGTGGTAGAACACCGCCCCCGTAAATACGGCACTACTAAGTTTGGCTGGGAAAGATTTATCAATGGCTTTTTAGATCTGGCCACCATTACTTTCATCAGCAAGTTTGGCAAAAGACCGATGCACTTTTTTGGATTGTATGGTACGTTGTTCTTTTTAATAGGTTTAATCAGCTGTGGATACCTGTGTGTGGCTAAGCTGCATTATGCCGATAATTTTTCGTTAACCAACCGTCCGGCCTTTTACCTGGCTATGACTACAATGATAATGGGATTGCAGCTGTTTCTGGCAGGCTTTATAGCCGAGCTGGTAAGCCGCAACTCTTCTGAAAGAAATACTTACCTGATAGAGAAAAAGATAGGCGTTTAA
- a CDS encoding dihydroorotase — MKILLRQAFVADPGSSFNGTTQDILIENGVVVTIDKSITSGIDNSVTIIEKPGLVVSPGWVDAFSHFCDPGLEHRETLESGAATAAAGGYTQVFTLPNTQPVVSNKTQVQYITQGTTTLPVTIRPLGTITKNAEGKELGEMYDMYNSGAVAFTDGLHPVQSPGLLLKALLYVKAFDGVLIQVPVDDSISKYGLMHEGIVSTRMGLPGIPAIGEELVIMRDIELVKYTGSKLHITGVSTAKGIALIKEAKAAGLQVTCSVTPYHLVFCDEDLSTYDTNLKVTPPLRLRSDMMALRQAVLEGVVDCLASHHLPQNWDNKTCEFEYAKAGMISLQTAYAAVQTALPELTPAQVAVLFGTNAAAIFATPTGSVTPGATASFTLFEPEATTVLTTKNNQSKSANSPFLDKTLKGKVTGIIHKGKAHLN, encoded by the coding sequence ATGAAGATTTTACTCAGGCAGGCATTTGTAGCAGATCCAGGCTCTTCCTTTAACGGAACAACACAGGATATTCTGATTGAAAATGGTGTGGTAGTTACCATTGATAAGTCCATTACTTCCGGCATTGACAATAGCGTTACTATTATTGAAAAACCAGGACTGGTGGTATCGCCGGGATGGGTGGATGCGTTCTCGCATTTTTGCGATCCGGGGCTGGAACATCGCGAAACCCTGGAATCGGGTGCCGCAACAGCAGCAGCCGGTGGTTACACGCAGGTGTTTACCCTGCCCAATACGCAGCCGGTAGTAAGCAATAAAACACAGGTACAATATATTACCCAGGGTACCACTACCCTGCCGGTTACCATACGCCCGCTGGGCACTATCACCAAAAATGCAGAAGGAAAAGAACTGGGCGAAATGTACGACATGTACAATAGCGGTGCCGTAGCTTTTACCGATGGGTTGCACCCGGTGCAAAGCCCCGGCCTGCTGCTGAAAGCCTTATTATATGTAAAAGCGTTTGACGGGGTATTGATTCAGGTGCCGGTGGATGACAGCATCAGCAAATACGGCTTAATGCACGAAGGCATTGTAAGCACCCGCATGGGCCTGCCCGGTATACCTGCCATTGGTGAGGAACTGGTGATTATGCGCGATATTGAACTGGTAAAATACACCGGCAGCAAATTGCATATTACCGGTGTTAGCACCGCCAAAGGCATTGCGCTGATAAAAGAAGCGAAGGCTGCCGGCTTACAGGTAACCTGTAGCGTTACCCCTTATCACCTGGTGTTTTGTGATGAAGACCTGAGCACTTACGATACCAATTTAAAGGTAACACCTCCCCTGCGTTTACGCAGCGATATGATGGCTTTGCGCCAGGCAGTGCTGGAAGGTGTGGTAGACTGTCTAGCATCGCACCACCTGCCGCAGAACTGGGACAATAAAACCTGTGAGTTTGAATATGCCAAAGCCGGGATGATTTCTCTGCAAACGGCTTATGCCGCAGTGCAAACCGCCCTGCCGGAATTAACGCCTGCACAGGTAGCTGTCTTATTTGGCACCAACGCAGCCGCCATTTTTGCAACACCTACCGGTAGTGTAACACCTGGCGCCACGGCTTCTTTCACCTTGTTTGAGCCGGAAGCCACTACAGTGCTTACCACCAAAAACAATCAAAGCAAATCGGCCAACAGTCCTTTCCTGGATAAAACCCTGAAAGGAAAAGTAACCGGTATTATTCATAAAGGAAAAGCACATCTTAACTAA
- a CDS encoding dicarboxylate/amino acid:cation symporter encodes MTETSGSFYKNYSSIIWLLAGIITGSVLGLTLGTKVVAVLKPLGDIFINLLFMAVIPLVFFAIGSAVAGVDTSQKLGKLFVIMMLVFMGTALVAAVFTLLGVYIYPVHQEMGQAANNLPDLNTHPDIGTQLTQLVTVSDFYELLSRKSMLPLIIFSLLTGFAALRAGDSGKAFRQFLVSGNEVMKQLLLFVMKLAPIGLGAYFAYQISTVGPELFTTYARSLGLFYVLVVLYYLLFFTLYAYIAGGKNSVRLYWKNNLLPSVTAVGTCSSVATIPANLDAAAGMQIPAPVRNIVVPLGATLHKEGSAISSMIKIAVVFAMFNKPLTGIDTITLALGISVVVSMVEGGIPNGGYIGELLVMSVYHFPPEALPAVMIIGTLVDPGATLLNVTGDTVSAMLVAKFMKTKTSEAA; translated from the coding sequence ATGACAGAAACTTCCGGATCGTTCTACAAAAATTACAGCAGCATTATCTGGCTGCTGGCCGGTATTATTACCGGCAGTGTGCTGGGGTTGACCTTAGGCACAAAGGTGGTTGCGGTATTAAAACCACTGGGCGACATCTTCATTAACCTGTTGTTTATGGCAGTGATTCCCCTGGTGTTTTTTGCCATAGGGTCGGCAGTAGCCGGGGTAGATACCAGCCAGAAGCTGGGGAAACTGTTTGTAATAATGATGCTGGTATTTATGGGCACCGCGCTGGTGGCAGCCGTGTTTACCCTGCTGGGCGTGTATATATATCCCGTACACCAGGAAATGGGACAGGCAGCCAATAACCTACCCGACCTGAACACACATCCCGATATCGGCACACAGCTTACACAACTGGTAACCGTAAGTGATTTTTACGAATTGCTTTCCCGCAAAAGCATGTTGCCTTTGATTATCTTTTCACTGCTCACCGGTTTTGCCGCCCTGCGGGCTGGTGATAGCGGCAAGGCTTTCCGCCAGTTTCTGGTATCAGGTAACGAAGTAATGAAGCAGTTGTTGCTGTTTGTAATGAAACTGGCTCCTATCGGGCTGGGCGCTTATTTTGCTTACCAGATAAGCACGGTAGGGCCTGAACTGTTTACCACCTATGCCCGGTCGCTGGGTTTGTTTTACGTGCTGGTGGTATTGTATTATCTCCTCTTCTTCACCTTATATGCCTATATAGCCGGTGGTAAAAACAGCGTACGCCTGTATTGGAAAAACAACCTGTTGCCTTCTGTTACCGCGGTAGGCACCTGCAGCAGTGTAGCTACCATTCCCGCCAACCTCGATGCCGCCGCCGGGATGCAAATACCCGCCCCGGTGCGCAACATTGTGGTGCCTTTAGGCGCTACCCTGCATAAAGAAGGCAGCGCCATTTCCAGTATGATAAAAATTGCCGTGGTATTTGCTATGTTTAATAAGCCACTTACCGGTATAGACACTATTACACTGGCGCTGGGTATATCTGTAGTAGTAAGCATGGTTGAAGGTGGCATTCCCAACGGCGGCTATATTGGCGAGTTGCTGGTAATGTCGGTGTACCATTTCCCGCCCGAAGCATTACCCGCAGTAATGATTATAGGCACCCTGGTAGATCCTGGCGCCACCCTGCTCAATGTAACGGGCGATACAGTAAGCGCAATGCTGGTAGCTAAGTTTATGAAAACAAAAACTAGCGAAGCAGCGTAA
- a CDS encoding class I SAM-dependent methyltransferase gives MSIQQAYNQWAVQYDTNENKTRDLEAKAMRSVLSGIRFSSCLEVGCGTGKNTVWFAEKAECVTAVDFSEAMLAKAREKVRDFRVSFQQADITGPWTFRERMYELVTFSLVLEHIEHLEPVLQKAAASLHPGGYVFIGELHPFKQYSGSKARFDTAEGLQVVDCYTHHVSDFTRAAQANGLHIVAIDEYFDDNNRADIPRILTLLLQKGE, from the coding sequence ATGAGCATTCAACAAGCTTACAACCAATGGGCCGTACAATACGATACCAACGAAAATAAAACACGTGACCTGGAAGCCAAAGCCATGCGGTCTGTTCTTTCCGGCATACGCTTTAGCAGTTGCCTGGAAGTAGGCTGCGGTACCGGTAAAAACACGGTATGGTTTGCGGAGAAAGCGGAATGCGTTACGGCGGTGGATTTTTCAGAAGCCATGCTGGCGAAAGCCCGGGAAAAAGTAAGGGATTTCAGGGTAAGTTTTCAACAGGCAGATATTACCGGGCCCTGGACTTTCCGGGAAAGGATGTATGAACTGGTTACCTTTAGCCTGGTGCTGGAACATATTGAACACCTGGAACCAGTGTTGCAAAAAGCCGCTGCCAGCCTGCACCCCGGCGGGTATGTGTTTATAGGCGAATTGCATCCTTTTAAACAATACTCCGGCAGCAAAGCCCGCTTTGACACTGCCGAAGGGTTACAGGTAGTGGATTGTTACACACACCATGTAAGTGATTTTACCAGGGCCGCGCAAGCCAACGGGCTGCATATTGTGGCTATAGATGAATATTTTGACGACAACAACAGGGCAGATATCCCGCGTATTCTGACGCTGTTGTTGCAGAAAGGAGAATAA
- a CDS encoding RNA polymerase sigma-70 factor, with product MNTDYPYSEEKLLQQVAQSDARAFEQLFHLYKQRVYQVALQMVKLAQPAEEVVQEVFISLWHHRQELGGIQSVTAYLFRITRNKAIDQLRKQTADARMKQAMWLEISEKEMVFPEPPAAELQQLINEVIDTLPPKRKEIFLLSRNHDLTYKEIADKTNTSINTVKTHLLLAVREIKAYLGRHNYTCPILIAITLAA from the coding sequence TTGAACACGGATTACCCATATAGTGAAGAAAAGTTGCTGCAACAGGTAGCGCAAAGCGATGCCCGTGCGTTTGAGCAGCTGTTTCATCTCTATAAACAGCGTGTTTACCAGGTAGCGCTGCAAATGGTAAAGCTGGCCCAGCCGGCAGAAGAAGTAGTGCAGGAGGTGTTTATCAGCCTGTGGCACCACAGGCAGGAGCTGGGCGGGATTCAATCTGTTACTGCCTATCTTTTCCGTATCACCCGTAACAAAGCCATAGATCAGTTACGCAAACAAACGGCCGATGCCCGTATGAAACAGGCTATGTGGCTGGAAATAAGCGAAAAGGAAATGGTGTTTCCCGAGCCGCCTGCTGCCGAATTACAGCAGTTGATTAACGAAGTAATAGATACCCTGCCGCCCAAGCGCAAAGAAATATTCCTGCTCAGCCGCAATCACGATCTTACCTACAAGGAAATAGCAGATAAAACCAACACCTCTATCAACACGGTAAAAACGCATTTACTACTGGCGGTGCGTGAAATTAAAGCCTACCTGGGTCGTCATAACTATACCTGTCCCATTCTCATAGCCATTACCCTGGCCGCCTGA
- a CDS encoding T9SS type B sorting domain-containing protein — MKYRLFILLIVFCKYSFITARAQCSNGTTSPSASITGGPCTGIPITFTGSTTPNSLQWYNGSSLVNTVAATTTSATVAGGNGAGSALNQLNYPCRIWVDAAGTLYVPDKDNYRIVKWLQGAVTGSVVMSGYYANLNGGANCVMLDKQGNLFAINQIVGAVLRLPAGGNPDTDVETLSASYALWSPTDLYVDDNGDLYVSDQDKNAVFKFSKSSGYSAFAYVVVAGNNGSGSANNQFGRPTGIYVDADGNVYVCDTDNSRVMKWAPGAVTGVVVAGSNSGSGSDATRLYNPLDVFVDCGGNMFIADYNNNRIQKWAKGATSGVTVAGGNGRGSASNQLNGPIGVFVDTTGAIYVSEVGNNRVQKFTSTINNTFTPSTPGKYVAVAAYNTGSLTTDTLEIKAPGTVAVSVAADTTVVCASGGFVSYQAQAINGGSSPVYQWSKNGMVLSATTAVYADNNALPGDKVFCTLTSNEVCVAAATVNSNVIAVTAYPVVNLELGPDISICPGTTTTLSAATSYPFYEWQNGSGLPQQTVTDSGKYYLTVKDICNRAFSDTVRVSLYAVASQVLPDDTTICSYDRITLTSIIPLNSRVWQTNSTAASIDVSAGVYWLTGKDMHNCTVKDTIWVYGEKCLDHGMYMPTAFTPDHDGKNDVFRPVFSGKVSQYRFSVYNRYGQQVFTSTQLNQGWDGTFKGSYSDMNVYVWVCQYQLDGGPLQVEKGTVTLLR; from the coding sequence ATGAAATACCGGCTGTTTATCCTTCTGATTGTATTTTGTAAGTACTCATTTATAACAGCCCGTGCACAGTGCAGTAATGGCACTACGTCACCATCCGCCAGTATTACAGGCGGTCCCTGTACAGGCATCCCTATTACTTTTACCGGCAGCACTACACCCAACAGTCTGCAATGGTATAACGGCAGCAGCCTGGTAAATACTGTTGCAGCTACCACTACTTCTGCCACAGTTGCCGGGGGCAATGGTGCGGGATCGGCTTTAAACCAGTTGAACTATCCATGCAGGATATGGGTGGACGCAGCAGGTACTTTATATGTGCCGGATAAAGATAATTACAGAATTGTAAAATGGTTGCAGGGAGCCGTAACCGGAAGCGTGGTGATGTCGGGATATTATGCAAATTTAAATGGAGGGGCTAACTGTGTTATGTTGGATAAACAAGGTAACCTCTTTGCCATTAACCAGATTGTAGGAGCTGTGTTGCGTTTGCCGGCAGGTGGTAACCCTGATACAGATGTAGAAACACTGTCGGCTTCGTATGCGCTGTGGAGTCCTACCGATTTGTATGTGGATGATAATGGTGATTTATATGTATCGGATCAGGATAAGAATGCCGTGTTCAAATTTTCTAAGTCCAGCGGTTATTCTGCTTTTGCTTATGTGGTTGTGGCAGGTAACAACGGGTCGGGAAGTGCTAATAACCAGTTTGGCAGACCTACTGGTATTTATGTGGATGCAGATGGGAATGTATATGTATGCGATACCGACAACAGCCGGGTAATGAAATGGGCGCCAGGCGCAGTTACAGGAGTGGTTGTGGCAGGAAGCAATAGCGGCTCTGGTTCAGATGCTACCCGCCTGTATAACCCGCTGGATGTGTTTGTAGATTGCGGAGGAAATATGTTTATAGCAGACTATAACAATAACCGTATTCAAAAATGGGCTAAAGGGGCTACAAGTGGCGTTACAGTAGCAGGCGGAAATGGCAGAGGCAGTGCCAGTAACCAGTTAAATGGCCCAATAGGTGTATTTGTAGACACTACGGGGGCCATTTATGTATCGGAAGTTGGGAATAACAGGGTTCAGAAATTTACCTCCACTATCAACAATACTTTTACCCCTTCTACACCAGGTAAGTATGTAGCCGTTGCTGCTTATAATACAGGTTCACTTACCACCGACACGCTGGAAATAAAAGCACCCGGAACTGTAGCGGTATCTGTTGCGGCTGATACAACGGTTGTGTGTGCGTCGGGGGGATTTGTCAGCTACCAGGCGCAGGCCATCAACGGGGGGAGTTCGCCGGTATACCAGTGGAGCAAGAACGGGATGGTGTTATCTGCCACTACTGCTGTTTATGCCGATAACAATGCGCTGCCAGGTGATAAGGTATTTTGTACGCTTACTTCCAACGAAGTTTGTGTGGCGGCAGCTACTGTTAACAGTAATGTTATTGCAGTAACTGCTTATCCTGTGGTAAACCTGGAACTAGGCCCTGATATATCCATTTGTCCCGGTACAACAACTACCTTGTCAGCTGCTACCAGCTATCCTTTTTACGAATGGCAGAACGGATCTGGCTTACCGCAGCAAACAGTAACGGATTCCGGTAAATATTATCTCACTGTAAAAGACATTTGCAACCGCGCTTTCTCCGATACAGTACGCGTAAGCTTATATGCTGTGGCTTCACAGGTGTTACCCGACGATACTACAATCTGTAGTTATGACCGTATTACACTTACTTCTATCATTCCACTGAACTCCCGTGTATGGCAAACCAACAGCACAGCTGCCAGTATAGATGTATCGGCTGGTGTTTACTGGCTTACCGGTAAAGACATGCATAATTGTACTGTAAAGGACACCATATGGGTGTATGGTGAAAAATGCCTGGATCATGGAATGTACATGCCTACTGCGTTTACACCTGATCATGATGGAAAGAATGATGTGTTTCGCCCGGTGTTTTCCGGTAAGGTAAGTCAATACCGGTTTTCTGTATACAACAGGTATGGACAGCAGGTATTTACTTCCACGCAATTAAACCAGGGTTGGGATGGCACTTTCAAAGGCAGCTACAGTGATATGAATGTATATGTATGGGTGTGCCAATACCAGTTAGATGGCGGTCCGCTACAGGTAGAAAAAGGTACGGTTACGCTGCTTCGCTAG
- a CDS encoding GNAT family N-acetyltransferase: protein MQIFIETPRLLLREIIPEDAEGMFLLDSDAEVHRYLGNKPVTSVQQCREVIDFIRAQYVSNGIGRWAMVEKASGQFIGWCGLKLVKDTINRHSDFYDLGYRLIRSYWGNGYASEAATACVHYAFHQMQLPMLYGMTAIDNSASRSVLLKAGLKYVESFMYENEAHYWFEISRLRFLSQQ from the coding sequence ATGCAAATTTTTATTGAAACACCAAGGTTGTTGTTACGGGAAATTATACCGGAAGATGCGGAGGGCATGTTTTTACTGGACTCGGATGCCGAGGTACACCGTTACCTGGGTAATAAACCCGTAACCAGTGTGCAGCAGTGCCGGGAGGTAATTGATTTTATTCGCGCGCAATATGTAAGCAATGGCATTGGACGCTGGGCTATGGTGGAAAAAGCCAGCGGACAGTTTATTGGCTGGTGCGGTTTAAAGCTGGTAAAAGACACCATTAACCGCCATAGCGATTTTTACGACCTGGGTTACCGGCTCATACGCAGTTACTGGGGCAATGGTTATGCCAGCGAGGCAGCCACCGCCTGTGTGCATTATGCTTTTCACCAGATGCAGCTACCTATGTTATATGGAATGACAGCTATTGACAATAGCGCTTCGCGCAGTGTGCTACTAAAGGCCGGGTTAAAATATGTAGAGTCGTTCATGTATGAAAATGAAGCACATTACTGGTTTGAAATAAGCCGGCTACGCTTTTTAAGTCAACAATAA
- a CDS encoding FecR family protein translates to MQTHISHPQAAELWQKYLQNSCTQEEMDVLFAYIQNHPAFPEEETVAEEALWQTWQQPDVPDRPQPQWDHVYATISSATQPAPVKRVLWRYSAAAAAVTLMAFTGWWAWQQSTKRVQAPLGHAPAVISKPLPQDTTYLPDGTRVIIKNSATTLSTRYTTNARIVTLNGEAWFDVKPMADAPFIVKTGAVTIQALGTAFLVSALPDKEVTVKVTNGKVQVMNNRTVVGILNAAEALVVNSHHAPVTIERNIDTAAVIAPPQEIEWRWNNSTLEEVIAWLNQHYQVTITLQGTQLQHTLFTASFTNPVTLDDILLVLQKLYNVKVTPTGANTYTLTY, encoded by the coding sequence ATGCAAACGCACATTTCTCATCCACAGGCAGCTGAATTATGGCAGAAATATCTGCAGAATTCCTGTACACAGGAAGAGATGGATGTATTGTTTGCTTACATACAAAACCACCCGGCCTTTCCGGAAGAGGAGACGGTGGCAGAAGAAGCTTTATGGCAAACCTGGCAGCAGCCGGATGTACCTGACAGGCCACAGCCGCAATGGGATCATGTATATGCCACCATTAGCAGCGCCACGCAACCTGCACCGGTAAAGCGTGTGCTATGGCGTTACAGTGCAGCAGCAGCGGCGGTAACGTTGATGGCTTTTACCGGCTGGTGGGCATGGCAGCAAAGTACTAAACGTGTTCAGGCACCGCTGGGGCATGCACCTGCTGTTATCAGCAAACCGTTGCCGCAGGATACCACGTATTTACCCGATGGCACCCGGGTGATTATTAAAAACAGCGCCACCACCTTATCCACGCGTTATACAACTAACGCCCGGATAGTAACCCTTAACGGGGAAGCCTGGTTTGATGTAAAACCTATGGCAGATGCGCCTTTTATAGTGAAAACAGGAGCCGTGACCATACAGGCATTGGGTACCGCTTTTCTTGTTTCGGCCCTGCCCGATAAAGAAGTAACGGTAAAAGTTACCAATGGTAAAGTGCAGGTAATGAATAACCGTACCGTAGTGGGTATATTAAATGCTGCCGAAGCACTGGTGGTGAACAGCCACCATGCACCGGTAACGATAGAGCGTAATATTGATACGGCTGCTGTAATTGCGCCGCCACAGGAAATTGAATGGCGATGGAACAACAGCACATTGGAAGAGGTAATAGCCTGGTTAAACCAGCATTACCAGGTAACCATCACCCTGCAGGGCACACAACTGCAACACACTTTGTTTACAGCCAGCTTTACCAACCCGGTTACGCTGGACGATATATTACTGGTTTTACAAAAACTCTATAATGTAAAGGTTACTCCCACTGGGGCTAACACTTATACACTTACCTACTGA
- a CDS encoding GNAT family N-acetyltransferase — MIYTTVTTHQELEQIHALNKANVKQNFTADQMQQNGFLTWLYSLELLQQLHQLAPSVIAKDGDVVAGYALVTPREAAAFHADLQLMISHTDDMVYNGKPLKAYDYYIMGGICVHADYRGQGLVNGLYLHHKTVYSPRYFPLVTEISTSNTRSQAAHEKVGFRTIHTYNDGVDDWNVVVWDWA, encoded by the coding sequence ATGATTTATACTACCGTAACAACCCACCAGGAACTGGAACAGATTCATGCGCTGAACAAAGCCAATGTAAAACAGAACTTTACTGCCGACCAGATGCAGCAGAATGGTTTTTTAACCTGGCTGTACTCCCTGGAGTTATTGCAGCAATTACATCAGCTGGCGCCCTCTGTAATTGCCAAAGATGGGGATGTGGTGGCAGGGTATGCCCTGGTTACTCCGCGGGAAGCCGCTGCTTTTCATGCCGATTTGCAACTGATGATTTCCCATACGGATGATATGGTGTATAATGGCAAACCTTTGAAAGCATACGACTATTATATTATGGGGGGCATTTGTGTACATGCCGATTATCGTGGGCAGGGACTGGTCAACGGCCTGTACCTACATCATAAAACCGTTTACAGCCCGCGTTATTTTCCCCTGGTTACTGAAATTTCCACCAGTAACACCCGCTCGCAGGCAGCACATGAAAAAGTGGGCTTTCGCACCATTCACACCTATAACGATGGGGTAGATGACTGGAATGTAGTAGTTTGGGATTGGGCGTAA